The genomic DNA TTATTACAGCTAATATTTCTCTATCAGTGTTATTTATAGCCTTTAACTTATATTTCTCTGAAGCGTACCTACATATTCTTTCTTCTGTTTTTGGAGAGTACTTGTTCAGCTTTTGTTTTAATATAGCTCCCCATCCTATTTTCAGATGCATCTGTCTCTATTATAAAATAATAGTCATCTAGAGGTAATTCTAAAGGTTTTAATTCTTTGACCTTTTCTTTTATAACTCTTACTAATCTTATATCTTCAGAATTAAAATGTTTCTGCCCATTTTTTCTTAACTTTGCATACAATGGTCCAGCCAACTTGGCTAAGTTTTTAATATAATTTCTAGCATAATTTACTATTCCTAAAAACTGTTGCAATGTCTTCTTGTCATTCATAACATCAGGAAACTGTAAAATTTTCTTTGCAATATGATCttgtaaataaaattttcctTCCCCAATTTCATGACCTAAaaaatttatcttttctttatatatttccattttctttttagaAAGTATTAATCCATGCTGCTCTACCTTTCTAAAAAATGTTTCTAAATGAGCTATATGTTCTTTATAGGATTTTGAAATGATTAACAAATCGTCAATATAGACCAGTATAAATTCTTGGTTTTCATTAAAGATATTCTGCATTTTTCTTTGAAATAAAGCAGGAGCATTCTTTAATCCTAAAGGCATAACTAGCCACTCAAAATGGTCTTGAGGACACGTAAAAGCTGTCCACTCTATTGATTCTTCTGCCATCTTTACTTGCCAAAACCCAGCTTTTAAATCAAACTTTGAGAAATATTTACTTTATTGTATTCTATTAATCCATTCTTGCTTATTAGGGATGTTATAACCATCATCTATAGTGTTATCATTCAATCTTTTATAATTAATAACCATTCTTGATTTTCCTCTAACTATTTCTGCATGATTTCTTACTATAAATGCAGCTGACCTATGAGGACTTTTGCTTTCTCTTATGGATTTTAATTTTAGTAGCTCTTCAATATGCATCTTGAATTCTTCTATATCCTTAGGTGTAGCTTCAATAGGACTTGTCTTAATTATGTAGTTAGGATTTATTATATTGATTTTACACACAATACCATTCTTATCCCAATATTTCATTGGTATTTCTCCAATTATTTGAATATCTTCTAATCTTTGCACAATTTtatctatattttttttagattttataTCTCTATACCAATTGGGTGCAAAAGATTGTAAACTAAAACATTATATACATGAGTTTGCCATATGAAACTCTTCTATATTTTTACCTAATTCCTCATCTGTATGATCATCAAGGTCATCATCATCAGCTCCTTGGAGTTCTAAATTGGACTTTCTGGTATTGGTACTTATAGTCTTACGCACTTCTATTATGTATGGGATATTATCTTGATAAAGAATAAATGTAATTCCTTGCTCATGTATGATCGTTGTTTGCAACGAGAATTGTAAAAACCTTAGACCTAAAATCATATCATAATGTATCACAGATAGGTCTCTTATTGTAATCTCATCCATAATATATTTAGTATTATTTATTTGTACCTCAATATTGTAGGCTAACTGATTATGAAGCTTCTTTATTCCAGACATGTCAGTGGATATATCTGTCTTTTCTTGATCTATTGTATGAACTATTTCTGGGCATCTCGCAAAATATTTATCATGCATAATATTTTTAGTACAGCCAGTATCAActaatgataaaattttgtAAGTGATAGTAGGTGTTAGTTTTACTTTCACATGTATTCTTATTCCTACAATTTCTTTAAATGGCAATTTGACTATATATTTGCTACCAAAGTTTATTATAGCATCCTTTAACTATATGGTACTATTATCTTTATTACTTGACTGTATTGCACTATTATCCTTGTTGCTTATTATCGTCTGATCTTTAACTCAATATTCTTACCAGCCTTTTCTTCAGCCTTTTGTACCTCACTAAGTTCTAACTTACTTCTTAGTTCTTCTAGTTCCACTTCTAAActatttattctattttctAAATTTCTAACTCTTCTGGTTAATAATTTATCTTCTTCTTCTAATTCTACTTTCTATCTCCATCTTTGATTTCCAGCCTTTAAACATGAAGCACATGCTTGCTTTAAGCGTATACTACAAGTAAATCTATTTTCTTGACTAGGATAATAAATGCAGAAAGCACATTTAATATTATAGTCACCTCTTCCTTGAAATCGCAATTTCCTTGATCCATTAATTCAGTTTTAACCTCCTCTAAGGTATTAATTCTTTCACTATTTATTTCTAATGCATCCATAGCATTATCCAAATTATATAAACTTTCATCATCTAGAGAGTCTATAAAGTCTCCGTATTGTTGGGCATTATTTTCTTCGTCTTCATAATTTTCTAAAAGCTTAATCATCAACTCTGGTTGTCTGTCCTCTTTTAACATATTATCTATAATATTACCTTTATGAGTGTCTGGATTCTTTTTTGCTTTATGATTCTGCACATCTTTTGGGGTTGACTCATCTTCCCACTTCTTTATCACAACTGACGCTTTATATTTCTTATCATTTAGCTCTCTCTCTTTAGATATCTTTTTTAAATAAGCTATCTTTCTAatgaaataaatttctttttctcTAATAGCAGACCACTCACATAACATAGAAGTATTATATTCATCAGGAATTTTACTTAGTTTAAACTCATACTGCTTAATTTCATTTTCTAAATCATCCATTTTAAACTCAACTGAGATATTCTACTGATTCTTGTACTCTAAAATATATCACAAATTCAAAATCACAAGTTACTATTTACAACACTATTCAAATTCAGCTGTTACAATTCAAATTCGTGGCACTATTAAAATATCaggtactattcaaattcagAATATGAATAGCGCTCGAGCACTTCAACTGAGTGGCTCGGGCACCCAAATTCACTTACTATTCGGTGCACTATGCAGAGCACTTCTTGTGATTATGCAAATTATATGGTACTTGATTACGCAGTATGGGTGTGCGATGCTATTCAACGATAGCGACTTGCGTGGGTGGTGGATATGAGTGCGTGATTGTTATGCGGGTAATTAGTAGGGTAATATTTCACAGCTAATATTCAAGCACCAACTATTGGACGATAGCGACCTCTTGTGAGTGCGTGATTATTTGAGCGTGATTATCGAATATGCAGAGTATGCGTGCTTCTCAGGATCTTGGCAGGTTGGCGAAACCAAAATTTCAGCCGGTGGAGTGTCTTATGCTTGTGTAAATCCTACTTGGTACTCACCACATGCATCGCTAACTTGCTTCAGAACCAGGCCTACCCggtcttctcccgaactaacccCGTCCACGCGTACACAGGACTCAGGCCCTACCGTCTCCCCCAGGCAGTTCCACccgaagggaacacttctctgcggacacaggctctctcagacgcctctCCATGGGCTAAACGAGAGCAACTCAACGCAGAGGTTTCTCCTCTAGGGTCCCTAGCGTAGAGACATCACCCCGTGTGCTCGAGCTCAAAGGAAAGCAGGGAAATTCACAGGAAAGCTTAATCCATTTCCACAGCGCAAACTTACATACGGCTTTCCCTTTCGGGAAACCCCAAGCACTTACACAACCGTGGATTACCTTACAGGCGAAGGGCGATTACAGCAGCTCCCATTCCAACTCACTTGTGATTAGAGCAATTTACATCCGCTAAGTGAGACAGTGATTCTATTGAGTTGCATTGAGAGTTTGCAAAAGATTGGCACTAGGTGATTGAGTTGCAAGCTCGTGGTGCttattactcttggaggttaCCACCTCCTCGATggtttggtggtggtggtgtctcCGTGAAGCttgcaagaagattgtgcaagGCTCCGGGACCGTGATTGAGGGGTGTTGTGCTCGCCCTGCGGGAGATgcaaagagcaactctagttgaatCGAGGTGTGAAGAGCATCAAGTGGTCCGGCCAGGTCGAGTGCTAGATCtcgtgtgagcactccacgtgggagagtgtgactcaagagtcaccactagcaagaggatctgTATACAGTACACAGAAGGTGGCAGGCACTcaagagtcaccactagcaagaggatctgTATACAGTACACAGAAGGTGGCAGGCACTGGCTCAACTCGTGAAGGCCGCGACTAGAGTTTCTAATATTaaatgagagggagagaatggagaAAAGGAGAATTCGGTCTTATGCGAGACTTAATTTTAATGCAAAAATCTATACATTACATATATACTATTAACTTTTACGTTAGAAGAGAATAATGTCTCCATTATATAGGATGAACAAATATGATTGATAGAGGAAAAAGAGAATCAAGTGCACATTAATTATCTATGCAATAGATAGACATGAATCATTAGGAACCATGGTGTCTAGAGTTCGTATATATGAACACGAGATGCATAGGAACTACTTGGAAGTGTCTGCATTCGGATTAACCCCAGCAATAGTTTCTAAGTTATTCTTGTGAGAATTCTATGTAATTTTAAAGAAATTTGTAGTTTTACCCCCCAAAGAATATGTAGTTTTACCCAAAAAGAAGAATTTGTAGTTCGTTGCTGTAGTAAAACAAAGGAAACAACATACAGGCGGCCAGTTGGGCCTTGTGTAGTGTGTGGTGAGGCCCATCATCCTTCCCTCCCCCTACCCATCCGATAGAACGGCGGCCGACGCCCCAGCCGCACCCGCCGACCAGCGCCTCCGTGATGCTTGCCGCGGCGAGAATGGCGTTCGCCTCCTGCGCCCGCTTGCTCCCATCCTCTCCCTCGACCCTCGCCTTAGTGagggcccgcgccggcgccgtctcGTTCTTGGCTCCCGcaccgtcgccgtcggcggccGCAAGGTCCTCGCGTAACCTCGCGCTCTTCTGCTCTTCCTCGACGCCTTCGCCGGCGGACGCCGCCgtagcgccgccgtccccgcaggccgcggcggaggagacgaAGCCGTCGGCCCCGGGCGGGGAGAAGGCGGAGCCGACCGTGGAGGAGCTGGCGGGGCTGCTGGACATCCGTGTGGGGCGGGTGGTGAAGGCGTGGAGGCACCCGGAGGCGGACACGCTCTACGTCGAGGAGGTGGACGTAGGCGAGGCGGAGCCCCGCACCATCTGCAGCGGCCTTGTCAACTTCATCCCAATCGAAGAGCTCCAGGTACATTGCGTTGCGAAATGCGTCCATGTCGGATGATATCTGCTTATGTTTGATTGTTATATGTTACATATTACTGAGATTATGCATCAGACAAGAGatgaagaacatagcccaagacACTAAATTCGAACTCAATTATGGCCAGTTCAGACTGATCCGTCAACATCCTGAGAATTTGGGCATTAAGTTGATCCAACAACACGCCCGAACCAAAGTCAAGTTTTTGAGGCCCGGGTACGAAATGCAAAATGTGGCCCTATAtgtagaaaataaaaatatccaaaaatatttttgaattttattATATGACTTAACAGCAATACTAAGAAGTACCATAAGCAGTGACCAGTGATGCTAAAGAGTAAAAGGATGAATCTTTCATActaaaaaaaaataagaaaatttgATTTTAGTCGAACTTTAATACAAAATATGATGGCATGAGGGTTAATTGAAACAAAGTCTAAGCATCCACAGATCTACTTTCGTGCCAGCTTCCACTCGAATTTGGAAAGGTTCGCGGTGTCAATGCCAGCAGCGATCACGGTGTGCCCTGCCGGTCCTGTGTGGCTCTGTCGAGGGGCGAAGGCAAGGCGTCTGCTTCGCGTACTCGTTTGTCCAAGTCTGTACATTGCCGCTGTTATGTCCGTTCAATTCTGTTGATTCAAGCGCCTGTGGCCTTTGGAAGTTTGTATTGCAGTATATAGGCTAATTAGATAAGTACTGATTAGGAGGCCCCTCATTTTTGGGGGCCGGCGCAGCAGTTCCAGTTGCACTGCATAATATACGGGCCTGTCCAACAAGTAGAGCATATGGAGTTTTCATGGTTATATCCATGTTATAAGATAACTTATAATTATTACTTTTTTCATGGTTACTTATGGTGCTAGCCATGGCACATGATCCGTGCAGGACAGCAGTGTGATTGTTCTTGCTAACCTCAAACCAAGGAACATGCGTGGCATCAAGTCGAATGGCATGCTCATGGCTGCTTCTGATGCTTCACATGAGAATGTTGAGCTGCTCACACCTCCGGAAGGATCTGTTCCTGGTGAAAGAGTATGGTTTGGtttggaagaagaaaaggatcGTCAATCAGACCCTGCATCACCAAATCAGGTATCACTTCACAACGCAGATTTAAGTTGTTTGTCTAGGCAATTGTGTTGATGCTTCTACATGATATGCATACTATTGCGCCTGATTTCATTTGGCCGTCCTTGTCCATTACCAAACTATTTATTTAGTATGTCTGTGtatgttcttttttttaaaaaaaaattctagtaACTGTTCAAGCGATTATTTACATTCTGAGTTTTCTAGCAATTTAAACTATACATAGTAGTGACATGGGTGCATTATGTTAATCCTATTGAAGATAATAGAGTTAGCTTGAAGCTCTGTATTCACTGTGTGGGACTAGTTCTACTAAGAAAACTAGGGTTCTTATTGCTGAAATTAATTGTGAGCAACGGCTAATGCATCGTTCTTTTTCGTTAAGGTACAAAAGAAGAAAATTTGGGAATCTGTCCAGCCGCATCTTAAAACAACGGATAAGTGCATAGCGATTCTCGGTGAGCATACAATGCGTACATCTGCAGGCCCAGTTTTCTGCAAATCACTAAAGGGTGCTAGagtgtcataaatctttgttgACGAACACCTGTTTGTTTCACCAAGTCTTATGTCGTGTACCCATCCCTGAAAATGATTAAACTACACAAGTAGAGCAACTGTCTAAGATTTTTGTTTCCAACTTCTGGCAATAATCTCACAGAATTTTGATGTCATTATTTGCATCTAGTAGTTCACTTTTTGTGTGACCTATGTGCTTGCAGGATATTTTATTTGCATTTATTTTCTTGTACTGAAATTCAATTGGAATTTGATAGACGAATCTTGATGGATTACATGAACTAGCAAATTGTAAGTTTGGCATTTTCTGTAATGAAGCTATGTAGTTGGTAGTTAGGTCATGTTGTAAGTTGTATGTAGCCATCACTCGTAGGCATTCCATTTTGATGAAAGATCGAGAGCAGCTATGCTAACAGAACTGCTGTTGCTTCATGTCTGTGTGAACCGTGATGAATAACTTAGGACGTGATTAGTTGGTTACATGTGCCCCCAACCAGGCCCATAGCATGCAGTGGTTATTCTTACACCCATCTGAGGATCATAGACGCGCGTCCGTACCCAGCGAATCACATCAAAAAGTAACCATAAAAAGGTAAACAAAGGCGCAGACATTCAAAAGTCGGATGGCCAAATTAGCTGCCAATTCTGCAACTTTTCACCATTTGGGTATCCAACAAAATGGCAATCAATTTTAGACTAAATTGCGATGTCTAGCATGACAAGCTTGGGCTCCAATTGTcacatccaaaaaaaaaaagagaaaagaaaaaaaatccctcgccgggcccacccgttagcctccccttctcttcctcctccctgctcTGTTTCGGCGCCACACGCgtcaccccgccgccggccatctccgagacacgcgccggccatccttgggcGTCGTGCCACGCTCGTCCTCCCCCACACTTCCTTATCCGCTCGCTCGCCCTATCCTCTATCGAGGCCGGCCCCCGCTctccctcaaaccctagccccaaaccaccatggccaccgcccccgagcttcgccgccgccgccggtgaggtgcTCCCAAATCTAGCGCGTGCATCACCTAGCCCTCCCCATCCTCGACCGATTTGGGCCCTCAcccggcctcctccccctccctgctgGGCTCTCGGCGGAGctcaccgcccgccgccgcccaacgccgccgcgccgcccgtccgtcGCCACTCCTCGcctgtgccgccgccggtgaggctcgctGCCGTTCCCTCCACCCCGTGCGCGCCTTCCCTTCCCCCACTCCGGCCCCACCTctccgcgccgcctcgcgccgccaccgccgcgcgtgtgcgcgcgcgcgtcgcgccgCGTGCACGCTGTGGCCGCGCCCACGGTGCGCTTTGGCCGTGCGCACCCCGGGTCAAGGCCACCCGGCCTGCCTTGACCTGGCCCGGGGAGTCCCTGCCCatggggcccgcctgtcggcgcctGGGTTGGCCCTGCAGGGTACGTCTTGCGTTTTCAAACGAGTTTATTTGTGCTGCAAATTTGCAAAATGCGTAGAAAATCGTGCATAGCTCCGAAAaatgtgaaacttgttttgttggattcctctagttTAGATCTACtcaggaaaaatattgttttgtatgttactttgctgtagatttacTTATGCTTTAATGTTGAAAAAGTGAGATAAATGCTTAGTTAGTTGTGTACTGTTCTAAAAATATCAAACCAAATTTTACTAGACTCCTTGTGAAGTGTAGTTTCCAGTGGTGCAACTTTTCATATGTTTCCCTGCTGTTTGTTACGGTTTTAGTGTGATTTCATATGCTCTGTCCAAAAGCTTGTTTAATGTGTAACTTCTTGCAGAAAAATGATAAAATGgtgaaaccagttttgttagctttgttttcttgtctatCATCTGTGGTAATTTTTGTAGATTTGTTCAGTTAAGTTTGCATAACTTTTCCGAATTTACTTGTATAGGACAGCTGAAACTTGTAACATTAATAGTTAAttctaggaaaatgcttttgctgtaaatccaattttcatgagttccttgtaaTGTCCTCTGCATGTTCAATTTAATttgtgatttatgcttgttgtaTAAGTTTATTAGCTAATTCTTGATCTAGCTTTTCTGTTCGTGTGTACGATAGTGATTGTTTGTCGTCGCGTGTGTTACGTTTGTGCATCATCGCATATGTGCCATTCATTATGCATGAATTATCACCCTTGCATAGTCTAGGGTATCACACTAATGCATGCATCTcatttcatgcatagcatttctTGCACAATCATGGCATCATGCTAATTCTGGcatctcattcatgcattatagtgactgaaCCGTCGGAAAACGAACCCGTTGAGCCTGCCAAGTCCgtcgagcctgaacccggagtcccgttcgtggtcgagcccgaagttaaccaaggcaagcagctaagcatattccttgcacctgtctaatctgatttagtttagctattccACTTGGGTATTGTGGGCTATATatgtatagtatgtatgtattgtatTTTTATACCTATCTTTATGCATaatccttccttgatttgttatccttattcttggcactagttagttagttaattacttaacttgactagatgcttagccctgttTAGAATACTTctattgctcgctagacaggaatggtttggaggatcacacttGCCGATAAttcttgatcgcactggttcgatttgggtggtgatgaagtgggAATACCGAGATTCGAGTggaatgttagggcctagagaatgaagtcacatgggcatagtccgcttggatcgattaaggaccgagtggacgacgttggttttgagcacctttccgtgctaccacatatccaacataatggtacggataagccaattaccttctttgacttgatcattgatgtgcagtcctagctacgtggctacgggctatgcagagaggcttagtgtgtccccaga from Panicum virgatum strain AP13 chromosome 7N, P.virgatum_v5, whole genome shotgun sequence includes the following:
- the LOC120681440 gene encoding tyrosine--tRNA ligase, cytoplasmic-like — translated: MLAAARMAFASCARLLPSSPSTLALVRARAGAVSFLAPAPSPSAAARSSRNLALFCSSSTPSPADAAVAPPSPQAAAEETKPSAPGGEKAEPTVEELAGLLDIRVGRVVKAWRHPEADTLYVEEVDVGEAEPRTICSGLVNFIPIEELQDSSVIVLANLKPRNMRGIKSNGMLMAASDASHENVELLTPPEGSVPGERVWFGLEEEKDRQSDPASPNQVQKKKIWESVQPHLKTTDKCIAILGEHTMRTSAGPVFCKSLKGARVS